Genomic window (Daucus carota subsp. sativus chromosome 5, DH1 v3.0, whole genome shotgun sequence):
CTTTAACTTTTTCCTCTTTTTCTCCCTTCTTtccctcaaatttattattaaaataataataataatagggaacaaAAAATagggattgctattggagttgacacaaAAAGTAGATACCCTAAATCGCTAGGACTCACTAtgactcattattttatattattaataagtaattAGATAAGTAacccattggacttgctcttaggtcTTATAAGGGGAGGGAAAATAttacctattttatatatcatgtGCAACTCTTGCTGTTGGCACAAAAACTATCAAGAATATCACCAAACTACACAGTCTACATTTGttcttaaatttaaataaaactgCATGTGCGAGCAACATTATCGGATACACCTTGTTGAAGAACAAGTGGACTCTTTGAGAAGGAGAAACAAGATGTAATGAAACAATTTTAGTCGACCATAGTGTTTGGTCATGATTTCTTTTAGAGATTATGATCATaggtattacatctaaatggTTCTTTTTATGTGGAATAAGAAATGAACTAGAAATATTATCTCTGCAGATATAAATTATCACAGTTGTCCCCCAAAAATAAAGTGAGCTCTGAATTCTAAATTCAAGTCCAAATTCTAGGATGCAGATATCACACAACCTTAGGATGTAGCAACACGATTAGAGACAGTTTTCGACTTAAGCATTTGTGGTATAGATGATTGTTCCAGTATGAAGTGGCAACTAAATGTTCTTTTAAAAGATACCTGCATGGATGCTTTACAATGGCTCTTTGCATGTTGCAATTCTCCGAGCAAACAAAAGGCTTGGGCCAGATTATCCTCCAGCTGAGATATAATACCACAAAGTTCAGTTACTCCTATATACATTGTTAGGCACACTTGACCAGTAATAGGATGTAATAAGATCACCAATCACTAAATTTGATTATCAAGTTTAATCTCATAAAACCTACCTCTGCAATCTTCTTATTGTATGCATGTAATTTAGATCTCAAAAGATCAAGGGACCTTAAAGAATATGAAATGGTATCAGCCGATACTTGGTTGAAAACTATTGCATCCTTCAATCTGCAGAAtacaaatctaaatatttatcTATGACACAAATCTGAATATATATCTATGAGAAACTACAAATTTTGCACTGAAGGGCAGTAAAGGATGGAAGAAGTATATCAACCTGGGGCAGGAAGTATTGTAATTTCATAAAAGAAAGCTAACTGGAGCTCAGGGTAATGGCTAGTTTAGGGTACTGTTCTATTGCAAGAGACTATGACTTGGGTGAGAGGGCAAACCCGCTCAACTAGACTTGTCAGGCCAGGAATTTAACTTCCACAAcccaagaattttttttttgaagtattGCTACGGTGCAGAAGCTTGTTATGTAAGACTGGATACTGTGAGGTTGTGGTTCAGGCATCAATACTACATTTAAGCTGTGAGGTTATGAGTGTTCCAAATTCAGTTTCTGTGAGGTCACCCGGTCAGGTACCATTACTAATTTTAATGTAGTGATCAATAGGTCTGGAAAGCCTCGTCGAGAGCAGTTAACCTCACTAGCTtagtgtgtgtatgtatgtatgtatgtatgtatgtatgtatgtatgtatgtacgtATTGTTCAAAGTTTGCAGGGACAAGATCGATAATTAACTAGATACACATAGTGATTTCTCGTCTAATCAAAATCTTAGTTAAAAGAAGACATACAGTACAATATTATACAATCTGTATCTTGCAAAAGAATTAGAAGACGTACCGTTTGCTATTTTGGGTAGCTTCATTTAGTGTTTCAGCTAACTTTTCAAGATTAACACGTGAACCACAAGTCAAACAAACTCCAGGTTTGATATCATGGACAAAGTCAGTCTGCTCAAATACACATTGAGCCACTCTTTTGATCTCCTCGGATTTAAGCTTCCTAATCTTAGAAGTGCCATCAAATCAGAAAACTGGAAGTGGATATCTTAACTCAGAAAGCATATCAGGATACACATGAAGCACTTCTGGACATGACCCATTGTGCGAACACCCCACTATAACGGTCAAGTGGGACATCAGCATCTTAAAGAATCAATTAGGGAAATCACCACACTATCTTTAATCCTTCTTTTAATAATTACTAACTAATTATTTTGAAGTTTCATTAACCTTTTTCTAGATATGGCTTGCAGTTAATTGTAGTGTACcataatttaacattttatgtttctagattttctaaaaaattatttaaacttgttactttttaataaaacttaCTTCAGAGCAGTAATGTAAACATCCGTTGACAGACCACATGTTTCTATAAAAGTGCAATTAAATAACACACACTAACAGTGTACAATGGCATACGTTCTATTCTAAATGAGACACTATATTATGTGCCGAACTTGATGATCATTCAACCATCTTTTAGGTGCACATTTTTACATACGAAAAGTGCATCCTTGCCTAATAAAATATGGAAATGAAAGTACACTATTCTATGATTTCCATATATAATTCAGAGATAACAGTCTCGAGAGGTTATTATTAGTCGGAAATTAATACATGATCAACCCTTCTTAAAAAGTAGCCCACTTATATCTCACAGAATCATTCACTACTAAGAAAGTTGATACCTGCATATGAGGGTCGGAACTGCAAGTTGTGTGGATATCTGGGCATTGACTGACCATTTGTTTGTCATGAAAGAGACTTCTATCAAGGACTACACCAAAACAATTTGGTTTACTGCAGCGAAAAGCATTTAGAACGAGGTCTGAAAAATTTATACTTGAGCAAGAACTGCATTGGCAACTAAATGAGTATTGATTTTTAAGAAGCTGTTGGCGGTCCTTGCAATCCCACTGCCCAACCTGCAAACAAATTTAATGCTTATCAGTGGAGATGCATGCTTCTAACAttaatgttttagtttttacttATCATGTCAAGCATACAGTGTTCATGGATTTATCTGATCAACATTCTTTACATGTACCAATTATAAAAGTTTCGATAAACTCAAAATTCTGTGGATGAGACACTAGAATTATTTGCTACCCATCTAAATCTACAATGGTCTGGCTCAGGTAAAAGCATCCATGCAAAGAGAAACAATAAACTATTCCTACTAGAGTACACTTCCAAACAAGAAAACATATTTACAGTTGTACCTGGGGTCCATATGATAGCTCAAGTGGGTATCCTGCTGCAACATACTCGGTTGATCGTACATACAGAGTACGTGATAGAAAATATGCATGGATATTTGGCTGACAGGAATGGTTAAACAAACTACCAGCTGAATAAATTGCTTGACCCACTTTAACCTGTACACACACAGTGAACATATATTAGGGTGGGACGATATACAAAATGATTGAGGCCAGAAGAGTACAAAGCAACATGATCAAGtagaaaaagaaaggaataataGATATGCAAAAAACAGACTGCATGCTAGCAATAGTACACGATATTAACGGCAACGAATATAGTACTTCAATCAGCAAGCAAGAACTTTTCCACAGACCTATTTTAGATCTACTGTGCATAGAATGAGTTTACACACACAATAAGGTGTGTATGACAATAATAGAAGCACAAATTAATATAACTTGATGACATTATAATATAGTTCAGATGAAGAACTGCACAGTGGGAATATTGTTTCTAGCTCAGACCTGCTCAATAGTACTAGTCAAAGCATTTCCAGCAAAAGATGATACTGTCGACGGAACCACCAATTCCTTTGCATCCAAAGAGTTTAGACGGACAATTGCGATAGAATTAACCTTGATTTGACAAATGAGTATAATACACTGCATATAGGAAACAAAAAGGAAGCCCGTTGCAGATGAGAGATGCTCCATAAACATTGGATATCTAACAAGTTGAATCTGTCAGCTAACTCGTAACTGATAACAATACAAGCAGCACAATCAATAACTAATAATGTTCCGTTCATTTTCTTTCTCACTCCGAAAGACAAATTACAAGTTATAAGTAACTAGCAGGAGAGACCATGCATATAATTTTAACACGGCATGCATCTCAACAATAGCAAATTCAAAGCCTTCTAACAAAGATACACCAGAAGACATAATAAAAGGCTCACGTATTTATATTTATAGCAACTTCTTTACTAAGATTGCCAATGCACTGTCATACCAGGGGTAAAACAGGCAGAGCAAGCAAAAGTTTATATAAGAAAGAAGTATAAAGACAGTGGATTTAACAAGAATTAGAGGTCAAGGCgagtaaagaaagaaaaaagatatGTGGCTAGGATGGAGACAGTTGGCAGATGGAAGGAAAGAACGTTAAAAGGGGAAAATAGAGCAAGAAGGGTTTTATGCAAAGTCTGGAGTAAACTAGGGTTTGGGAGAGGCGCTGGACCTCTCGAAGATTCCATGCAATTTGTAGTCACTACCTCTATTTCTGTTAACAGCTTGTGCTGAGACTTTCTATTAGCAGTATTGTAATCGTATTTTGCTACTGATTGCCTTGAGTTTCACAATTAGTGTTTGtttaattgaaattactgatccAGTTCATCACATGCACAAAGCACACAAACTCACAATTCACAAGACCATTGACAGGGCAAATCTAACCTAACACAATTCAGTACATGAAAAGTGAATACTGCCAGAAGctcaatatacatatatgtcaaTACCAGCATTCATTTTCAAAAGTTTCATAGATATTATTCCGTATCTCAAGTCtctaagaaaataataattcagATGTTTACTGCAGCAGTCGGAAATTTTCTACAATACTAATTTTGGGGTTACCTTCTAATCCACAATTCTTCCAGTAAGAAGTATCTAGATAGATCAACCATACCAAAAATCTCCCGTTgtctataaaataaattcagGGAAGGATGAGGGATGATGTCACCTGTGATAAATTAGCCCCATCAACCTGTACTTGAGAGCCACAGTATTTCTGAAGACAGTACAATAAAATGATGGAATGGATGTGCAAATACAATTTAACATCTGAAGGAAGGTCCCCATAGTTGTGACAGAGATCCTACAATAAACATGAAGGCTACATTTCTGAGTTGAATCCCCTTTCATCAGGAAATCATATATTAGTTAAACCATATAGTTACCTTCTGTATATTAAAGaaaacatgtgtgtgtgtgtgggtgtgggggtgggtgtgtgtgtgtgtgggggggggggggggggggggggggatgacCCATGAAGTccacataaattaaataaaataaaaaaggacCCTGATTGTACTAACCAAATTTTCCACCACGGAAGAAGAGCCGCCAATATGTCTTGCCTGCTTTACTAGTTTCATAAGAATTCGGCCAGCCAACACTATCTCAGATGGAAGCACTAGTGGCCAGTTGACTCCTCTACACTCGTGTCTGTGTTCAGAATTGTGTTCAGTTTGTTCAGTACAGAAGTCTGACAAAGTAATATCTGcaatatatttctcaagatcgCCAGACAAACTAATATGATTATGGCGACTCTTTGAAACACTTCCAGCCTTTTGTCCTGTAGCCTGTACATGGCACTGCTCAGAGCAATATAAAGCTATAGTACATGAAGAACAAGGGACGATATCCGCTGGTAGTTCAATGAAGCAAAAATGACAATGAGTATCCCTGCAGTGCTTTAATATGACCTGCAAAATGATAAATGGAAACTAAGATTACATCTGATCCAGTATACATAAGCCAGACAAGATGGCGTGGGCATAACTTTAGGGCCCTAAATTCTATGAAACAGTTGTGAGTTCTTTACATACTTTATGGATAACAACTAGTAGAATGGGGGCAACTGACATGTACAACAATCTTACTTTTCATCATTAACATAGCAAAGGGTTTCAGTATTTAATTTGTTTGACATGTCACAAGTCGAGCACCAAATCTGCCTAGTCGACTACATCTCAAACGCCTATGCTATTTTACAactctttcatttttatttttattttttatcagaTACAACTCTTTCAATAATCTTCCTTTCTTGCTAACAGGTACGAATAATTAATTGTTGGTTTGGATCTTACCGCAGAGTAAGGCTCTTCAATATGAAGCAAAGAAGATGGTGGTATGTCTCCCACAGAAACCATACCCCTTCCTTTAGTTGGAGTAGAGACGCATTCTAGTTGTGTATGGAACATCTCAGCTGTGTCAGAGAAGATTGTGTTATTCAGAAGTTAAGGTCAGCTACCATTAACCATTTATAGAAACATCATTTCCAGATTCCAGATCTtatacaataataaattttaacagTATGCCAATTCTGACGGCCAATGAGGACAAGTCACTTCAATTTTTTTAGTCTTTAACACACAGACACGCCATAAAATGACCCTCCCTCAATACTCCCTCTCCCTACTCACATAAATCTCATACCTCAAATGATAATAATCTTTCATACACAGAAAGATATATATGGTAATTGTCATTCAATCTGCAATGCTCGTGGTATTTAACAACACAACTATATTTCTAGCAAATGTAACCTGATATAAGATACTGATGAGAATGATGGTCAAGACATAATACAGTAGAAGCCctctaaatttatattcttggGACCATGAAATATTATCAATTTAGAGAAACTAGCAACATAATACTCCTTCTccccaaccatttctttacactttcttttctAGGATGTCCCTTCTGATTCTTTACtttccaaaacttaccaaaatactaaattgtataatataataatttaccATATCCACCACTTTCTTCCATTATACTCACTTTATACATTTAACATCAATTGGTCCCCTCACTCTACtcacttttcttactttttcCCCCCTTCACTCATTTTCAAAATCTCCGTGTCCAACCCAAATGTAACATTAGAGTGGGATGGAGTAGTAGTTCATAATATTTAAAGTGATTTTTCCACAACTCTCTAACCCTGAGGAATGAAAACCCACTAAATTAGTATATAACAATTTTCAGGAGTTCTTGACAAGCAAAACATATTCACAGagtttgaaaaaaatatgtcCATGCGCTATAAGAACATAAAACTCTGGCTCACACGATTGATGCATATTCCACTCTTTCATAAGAACtagttttgttataaatattgATCTTTCTTGCTATATCATTTCAGGTTCTCGACCTTGCAACGCTTGATACATTTTAACATTTTGTTGATGTCAGACTGATACAATATGATATGAAGTCAGATCCAATAGTTGTATCATTTTTCTTCCAAGGGTTCCTACACACAGCTAAGCATGTTATATAAACTTAGTCAGGTTTTGGTGACCGTCGATTAGGTTTTAGGTCTTCAATTACTTTTACATTAGTTTAAGTAACACAATATAGACCTTGATTAAATTCCatgtataaaaaagaaaataacaaaagatCAAGTTGATGGAATTATGGGAATCAATAGCCAATGGTGAAGACATTACAATCTTTCATAAGTATCCACCGATCACTATGCCACATTACGGGAAATGGGAGTCAGCCATAAAAAGAAAAACTAATAGCCTATGTGACTGCATATAGCTGCTAAAAGACATAAAAGAACAAGACAGATAGAGCATGTGTTTATCATACCAGCagaattgatattatttttactaGCACTATGCAGCAAGCCGTCTCTCTCCTCCTTTCTGTCCATGTATAGCTTCAGTTCACTTTCAATCCTTCTTTTCTCAACCATGGTCAGTTCCAAGTTCACGGCAACAGACAAATCACGAACTGCATCTTCACAATTACCTAAAGAAGCATTTGCTTTACCTCTTCTGTACCATGCCTGGATCAAATATGTATACAAACTGTAAATAGCCTCTGATTTGGTCCCTAATTACCTCAAGCTAACAAACAATATGATTTTCAATTAAGTTTAGACATACTTTATGTTGGCACTAACCAGTGCCTAAAACAACAAGAGTAGCCAACTCATGAGGAGGCCCTAGATTTtgcaaattaaaactaaaagatTTATTATAGAGTTATGCATCATATATGCCTAAAGGTATTATGCTTTCTTTGGTAAGTTACGTTTAGAAGGTAAGACCCATATGTTACCGAAAACAATAATCAActtcaatttgaattttttgtgcAAGTGTATGATGAGATAATAAAGTATAATACAGCAAGTGCAGGCAGAAAAGAAAATGGCTTTTATCACCTTTGTGTAATGTGGAGATATCACAAGAGCCCGGCGGCAATCTCTTAAACACTCTTCCAGAAGGCCCAGTCTCTTTAACATATAAAAACAAAGAATTCTGTTAACATGATCCAGCATATTATAGTATTTTCGAAAAAACACGTTACATGGGGTTTGATTCCTAGCCAAGTAGATAGCATAAAACCAATGCAACCATGGACTACACATGCTAAACAAAACATTTAACTCACATGTGATACTGTGGCACGGTTTAGATATAAAGTCGAGACGAGGTTCCTCCCCAGGACATCAGCATCACTCGGAGCATCACGGAGAGCCTGCAATGGTGTAACAACATACAAATTATAAAGCTATATATGCAGAAGACAATCATCTCTGCCTTATTAAGCTATGAACTACATCAAATCATTGACCAGCAAACAAAAACTCCCCCAGTACAACGACCAATCACAAGATATTATAAAGCCATTCATGTATCATTGCCATAGTGTATCCTCTAGAATACAATTCACTATTGATTACACGTCCAATCATTAGTGTAACATTTCTATTACAAAAATACACTGTAGCTATCATAACAAATATTGACTGAAACTTCTAAGTTCTACCTCTAAGCACAAAGACCAACTCCATACTGCCGTGACATTCAACACTAAATTGATAACACTAATTCGAGTCTCGCAAGTTCTAACGAGCTCAAAATTCACATTTCTAGTCTATCTTAACTTGTGACCataataaaaatagaaacaaGGACACTATATAATTAACAAGTAATGAGAAAACCGGCCTTGGAGTAAAAATGAAGAGCATTAGCATAATCTGCTCTGGCGAAGCAGTCGTTTCCACTGCGCTTAAACTCCAAAGCAGACTCCTTATTCTTCCCACACAATCCCCTATCTCTGTCCGCCAAGTCTCCAACCACCTAATTATCCAGAAGAACACCAGTATACAACAGCATTAATATAcaacatatgtgtgtgtttgagaggggagag
Coding sequences:
- the LOC108223538 gene encoding uncharacterized protein LOC108223538 isoform X2, with the translated sequence MEELKSAIPPSLKRLISESTVSAIPSTSSSLLQFFRQLPQFHQVVGDLADRDRGLCGKNKESALEFKRSGNDCFARADYANALHFYSKALRDAPSDADVLGRNLVSTLYLNRATVSHRLGLLEECLRDCRRALVISPHYTKAWYRRGKANASLGNCEDAVRDLSVAVNLELTMVEKRRIESELKLYMDRKEERDGLLHSASKNNINSAAEMFHTQLECVSTPTKGRGMVSVGDIPPSSLLHIEEPYSAVILKHCRDTHCHFCFIELPADIVPCSSCTIALYCSEQCHVQATGQKAGSVSKSRHNHISLSGDLEKYIADITLSDFCTEQTEHNSEHRHECRGVNWPLVLPSEIVLAGRILMKLVKQARHIGGSSSVVENLDLCHNYGDLPSDVKLYLHIHSIILLYCLQKYCGSQVQVDGANLSQCIILICQIKVNSIAIVRLNSLDAKELVVPSTVSSFAGNALTSTIEQVKVGQAIYSAGSLFNHSCQPNIHAYFLSRTLYVRSTEYVAAGYPLELSYGPQVGQWDCKDRQQLLKNQYSFSCQCSSCSSINFSDLVLNAFRCSKPNCFGVVLDRSLFHDKQMVSQCPDIHTTCSSDPHMQIRKLKSEEIKRVAQCVFEQTDFVHDIKPGVCLTCGSRVNLEKLAETLNEATQNSKRLKDAIVFNQVSADTISYSLRSLDLLRSKLHAYNKKIAELEDNLAQAFCLLGELQHAKSHCKASMQICLESI
- the LOC108223538 gene encoding uncharacterized protein LOC108223538 isoform X1; the encoded protein is MEELKSAIPPSLKRLISESTVSAIPSTSSSLLQFFRQLPQFHQVVGDLADRDRGLCGKNKESALEFKRSGNDCFARADYANALHFYSKALRDAPSDADVLGRNLVSTLYLNRATVSHRLGLLEECLRDCRRALVISPHYTKAWYRRGKANASLGNCEDAVRDLSVAVNLELTMVEKRRIESELKLYMDRKEERDGLLHSASKNNINSAAEMFHTQLECVSTPTKGRGMVSVGDIPPSSLLHIEEPYSAVILKHCRDTHCHFCFIELPADIVPCSSCTIALYCSEQCHVQATGQKAGSVSKSRHNHISLSGDLEKYIADITLSDFCTEQTEHNSEHRHECRGVNWPLVLPSEIVLAGRILMKLVKQARHIGGSSSVVENLDLCHNYGDLPSDVKLYLHIHSIILLYCLQKYCGSQVQVDGANLSQCIILICQIKVNSIAIVRLNSLDAKELVVPSTVSSFAGNALTSTIEQVKVGQAIYSAGSLFNHSCQPNIHAYFLSRTLYVRSTEYVAAGYPLELSYGPQVGQWDCKDRQQLLKNQYSFSCQCSSCSSINFSDLVLNAFRCSKPNCFGVVLDRSLFHDKQMVSQCPDIHTTCSSDPHMQIRKLKSEEIKRVAQCVFEQTDFVHDIKPGVCLTCGSRVNLEKLAETLNEATQNSKRLKDAIVFNQVSADTISYSLRSLDLLRSKLHAYNKKIAELEDNLAQAFCLLGELQHAKSHCKASMQILEKLYDLNHIVIGNELVKLASIQLSLGDADTIDTIKQVDTIFLLYYGSHADIIFPQLENLKREAIKLVVQ